GCCACCATACGTCCAACGGCTGCATATTCTTCTTCACTGATCTCACGAGCAAGGGGAACGATAAGTCTGAGTCTCGGATTTTCTGGTGTATGTTTATGAGTGGAGTAAACACAGCATTTGTAGTCGAAAAGCATACTGATTTGCTCCCAAATATCCGGTCTACCGTAATCCATATCAAGGGTAAGCAAAGAGCGACATAGAACATTGCCCTTCTTTCGCCTTCCTTCTTTTAAATGTCCTCCGACAAAGCCACCCACGTCTTTGATATCATCTTGTTGACCTTTTTTAAGTTTCCGATATTCTTCTACCGTTTCTGTAGTACGTTGCGTCGTCTTTACACGGGAGCAAAAATCCACCCAGGAGATATCTTTGTTTTTCCATTTCCTATCCATCCGGCTATTGCCCACTGCAATTTTCATAAGCTTTCAACCTCCTCATGCTCCGGACTAAAATATCTGACCGTTTGTCTGCGTTTTTTGGCTACTTCAATTTCCCTCGCCATACCGCTTGAGATGGTATTGCCCAGCACCCACACCTCGGAGCATTTACCCATAAGTACGATGTCCATAAATATGGCAAGCTCCCGTTCCTCTGGGTTTTCATCATCCATAAACTGCGGAAACATAAGATGGGGAGCAATTGGAATACAGTTTTGGTCTAAGGCAAACCTGCAAAAACTGCGAGCCTTTTTAATGTTTCCTTCTACATCACCGGAATAGGGAGAACAGATATATACAAGCGGCTTAAAGGCAGATTTTTTCTCTACCTTTTCCTTTTTCATTATGTTGGTCAGTGCTTCATGGGGAGTTGGGTCATGGTATCCTTCGTGATTGAATTTGTTGATTCCCATTACACACCCTCCATTTCTATCTGTGGCAAAATACCGTCTGCCTTCATCAGTTCGTAAATGAAGAGTCTGCCTTTTTGTGTCCAATATGTATGGACCTTTGTATGCTGTTGCCCATTACTGCCAAGGTAGCTATGAGTCTTAGTGCTGGTGTAACCTTTTTCCGCATACTTCTGATATAAAAGCCAAATGCCGCCTTGTTTAAATTGGACGCCCTTTTTATTAAGGTAGCGGTTCATCCAAATAGCTGACTTGCCGTAATCTTTGGCAATTGCTGATGTAGAAATGAGGTCTTTGCAATTTAGAACTACATCATAATAGGAGACTTTCGGTTTCATTTCCGCAATCTGCTGATTCTGAACAGCAATCGTACCTTCAAGTAATTTATTTTGATTCCTTACTTGATTTAGTTGCTGATTGGCAAACTGTAATGCCCTTGCCATGATTGCTTCTGGAGAGTTCCATCGTCTTTCAATTTCAAGAAAGTACCCGCGGCATTGTTTTCCTTTTGGAGTACGCTGTATCATGCATAGCTCTTTTGCCATATCAATTGTTATTTGATGGTCCACAGCTGGTCTTCCACCTGTACTTTCCGACAGAAATGTCGAAAAGTCCGTACCCTCCACAAATCCATACTCACACATTCTTGGAAACCATTTATCATAGGGTGTTTTCACTTCCAAAACCGCATGTAAATCACGGCCAAGTACTGTGGGGCGGTCTTTTTCATAGTTGATTCTTACTAATTCGTCCATACGAATTACCTCCTGTAATATAGTCAGAGAGGAAACCCCTCTACCTAATAGCCACAGGAGGTAATGAATGTTGAGGATTTTGAAAAAATATATTTAATCTTTTTGATAAAACTGACACTCATAGCCATCAGCACTAAGTAACAGACCATTTGCCCATGTTGGGGTTCTAGCCATTTGTTCACAAATAGTAGAAAGTGACATCCTCATGTCCGCTTCGATTATAATTTCATCGTGCACATGAGCCACAATGGAACAATTCTTTAACGTCTGCATGGCGTGGCACAAGATGTCACGACTGATTGCCTGGACAATATTCTCTACAAATTTTGGACCGTAGCTTTCGATTCTTTCCCATTTCTTTGTCCCACCAACCCCTTCATAAGTAACTGACTCACCACCAAATACATTCTCTCCCATACGAGGTTTTACATAGGAAAGCCGCCTGCCGGAAGGAAGGACAATAAAGAGCATCCCACTTTGATATATAAATTTAATGCCGTGTGTTTCTGTAGGAATTTTCTGCTTAACGCAGGTTTTTACAGCGTGGTCAACATCCCACCATAGTTTTGTAATATTGGGATTGGATTGTCTCCAAGCCGTTACAAGAGGTTGAAGTTCCTCTTCTTCAATTCCCATCTCCAAAGCACCCATTGATTTCAATGCTCCAACAGATCCACCGTAACCTAGGGCTAATTCAGCAATTTTTCCCTTCTGACGAAGATGTCCATTAACACCGTTTTTCTCCACAGGTACATTAAACATCTGAGATGCACTTGCACAGTAAATGTCACCGCCATTTTGGAATACATCTATTCTCCATTTTTCTCCCGCAAGCCAGGCGATAACGCGAGCTTCAATCGCTGAAAAATCTGCAACTATAAACTTCATGCCCTCCTGCGGTACAAAAGCAGTACGGATAAGTTCCGACAGCACCTCCGGGATAGAATCATAAATTAAGGTAAGAGCATCAAAGTTTCCGCTACGAACTAAGGCACGAGCCTGTTCCAAATCAGGCATATGGTTTTGAGGGAGATTTTGCAGTTGAATAAGCCTGCCCGAAAACCTACCAGTTCTGTTTGCTCCATAAAACTGAAACATTCCTCTTGCACGACCATCATTACATACTGCATTCTCCATTGCTGTGTATTTTTTTATCGATGATTTTGCAAGCTGCTGACGAAGTTCCAAAACGGTGCCTAGTGGTTCAGGTGCTGTCTTTAACATCTCAGCAACTGCTTTTTTACCAAGACTATCTGTTTCCAATCCGTTATCAGCAAGCCATTCTTTCATTTGTTGTATAGAGTTTGGATTCTCCAAATTAGTTATATCCTGCATTAAAGCCATTAGCTTTTCCCGCGACTGTTCATCCATCTTGACGGCTTGTTTTACAAAAGCCATGTCAATAGCGATACCACGATCATTGATTTTCTGGTCAAGATGATATTCTGACCATATATTCTCTGGAATCGGGAATTTAGATAGTCTCTGCTGTATTGACATCTCGGCTTCCACATCACGGATGTTATATGCTTTAAATCGCTCCCATTTATCCATGTCGTGTTTCGGTAGATTGCGAACTCGTCCTCCGTTTGATTTAGTGGGGGAGCACGGTGTACAGAAATATTTAATAAGGTCTTTGCCTTCCGTCAATTTTTGTTTTTCCAATCCTAAAACTGCACCGACACCCTCAAGAGAAAGCGGAAGTCCCATATAAGCCGACCATACCATTGAACATTTCCAGGATGTAGGGTCAAGATAATCAGTAAGGTTAAGCCATTTTGATAAGCAAACACGCTCAAACATAGCATTAAAGGCCCATTTGGTAACGGAATTATCCATAAGGGCATTGATTATTTCATTTGGGATTTTCTCTCCACAGGCAAGATCGACCACCTGAACTGCACCGCCATCAACCGAATAACCAAACAACAGAATTTCAAAATCATCACTCTCGGCATAACGGTAGACTCCACATTTTTGAAGATTGGCACTACTAAATGTCTCAATATCAATAGATATAGAATTCATGTATTACACCCTTTCCAATGCAAACGAGGTGACAGAAGAACAACTTCCACCACCCCGTTTGTATTCATACTTTAGCTGTTATGCTAGGAAATCATCATCTTCAATTGTGGTGAAATCATCAGCCGCTGTGGTTCTGCTGCCTAAAGGCTCTCCGTCTCTAATCTTCTGGATGTTACCAAGTCCGCAGGCCACACCCTTGTTCCCATTAGAATTGAAAGCATAGAAATTAAGTGACACTCTTGCATAGCAACCACTGTATACCTCATTGCGATCCAGAATAGGCTTGACTGCTTTATCTACAATCTGAGGCGGAGTAGTGCTGTTGGCATTTACAAAATAATGTCCTTTATAAGCCTCATCATCTCGTTCTACATCACCATCTCGAAGCGGCAGCTTGATAGCAGCCTTATTTGGTTTTTTACCGCCAAACTTTGCAATGCCCTCTTCAATAGCTGCATCAACTGCTGCATTGATGGCATTAATGGTTTCCTTATCCGATTTAGGAATCAATACCGATACACTATACTTTTCTGCCCCACCATTGATGGATACGGGCTCCCAGCCGTGAAAGTAGCTAAGACGTGTGTTGACGCTTGTAACAACCTTCGTTCTGTTTTGATTATTCATATTCCTATCCCTCCGTAATTTCATTAAATTCGTTTTTTACATTTGATATATTCATAGCTGGCCGCTTATCCGAATTTGGAACCAGCGTTGGCTTGCCCGGTGGTTTATGTATGAGACCACCGAGAATTTGCTCAAATTTCTTTTTGCCCATCAGCTTCTGCATTTCTGTAAGGGTAATGAGACTCTGACGGTAGATATCTTTATAGCCGTTTGCCTTGGCTGCTTCAGCCACAGCTTCTTCGTCTTTATATTTGCGAACAGATCTGCCCTCTACTACCTTAAAACCGTGCCACTCTTTCCCGTGATTAACAGCAGCATCCGTGGCATAAGCTATAATTTCATTTGCCCACTTTGTAAGGTCGGACAGTTTAGAAAGAACTTCTTCAATTTCAGAGTCCGTAAGCAGGGGTGGCAGTTTAAATTCCATCTGTGCTAATTTCAGCTTTTCTTCTGCTCTTGCACGGCATTTAACAGCCGCTCGACAGAAAGTACACCATTCACCTGGAAGATAGTCACCTTCGCCTTCGTAGGCCTTCTTCGCCTTTGGCTTCAGTTCATTTTCTGCCCAGTCTTTTAATTCCTTTACCGGGATTGTCCATGTACTGACATTTTCCCTGCGGGGTTGGAAGATGGTCATGGAAACCTCCTCGATGTCGTACAAACTATCGTAGATTTCCAAAGCACCAAGGGCATACAATTTCATCTGCGGATTATCCACCGCATCTACCAACACACCCATGCCGTACTTAAAATCAATAATATGAAGCTTTTTATCTCCAATAATGATGCAGTCACCAGTTCCGAACCCCTGCGGCACATAGCAGGAAAAATCAAGACGTTGTTCAATAAGTATTAGCGGGTCCGTACAGCTTTGCCTTGCCAGTTCAAACTGCTCCATTACAAATTCCACATAGGCATCGCTGTGTTCTTCCATCTCATCGGTGTTATAAGCCGAGACAGGACGCTTACTCCTCATGTGAAGTGCTTTTTTGAGTTTATGTTCACATAGAGCATGGGCGGCTGTACCTTCAGCGGCCGCATTGGATTCGCTATTTTCAAATTCCAGTTCCAATCTTGCAGATGGTAGACAATTAAGCCACCTATGGGACCCTGATGCGGAAAGTACTGCGTGATCACTCATTACCTAGTACCTCCGCATCTTTCAACATATCTGTATAATGTTTTGGGTCAACTTCGCTTAATTTAGAGCCACCGTATTTTTGGATGATTTCCCTCACTTGGGCAGTAAGACCGGCTTGACTCTTTTCAGCAAGTTTTGCTCTGACTTCCTCCAGTGTGATCTCCTTTTTCTTTGGCGCAGGTTCTTTTACAGGTGTAGTCGGTTCTTTTGCTTCGACAGGTTCATTGCCCGCCATTGCATCAGCAACCGCTTGTATGCTGTCTGCCAAAGAACGCATATCAGAAACCACATCAAGAAGTAGTTTGATTTTGCTCATGGTTTAATCCTCCCTCCTTAATCTCACTAATGGCGAGTTCCTGTACGGTGTCACCCGGAACAAGGATAGTCAGTTTCTGCTTATCACCAAGTAAGAAACGGAGGAAACGCTCCCTTATGGTGACATTACGACAGGAAACAATCCCGCCAGTCTGTGGAGTTTTTGAAACACTGATTTTCAAGTTGTGTTTCATGTTCTTCACCTCTTTCCGAGAGCGTTTATGTGCTGCCCTCTACCTATTAGCCGTGGCAAGAGGGGAAAGTTGAGGATTCTGGAAAAACTTTTTTGAAATTCTTCTTGGCTGTATCTAAACGGTGTGAAATGGCACTTTTACTAACACCCTCACGCTCTGCATACTCCGTTACAGATACACCATCTAGGAATATAGCAATTAGTAACTCTGCTTGTTTTTCCTTGAGGTTCTTGCGGATAATTTCACAGATGTATTCATACTCTTCTTTTTTATCCCGAGCCACTTCATCGGTGTTATCAGGGAAATAGTCCATATGATCCGTTGCATCCTCAGATTCATCGTCCTTGCGGAAGGGCTTTTTTGGCATCCCTCTGTGTCTGTCAAATTTATGCCAGTTATTGTACTCGGGCTTGTTAAAACGCTCGTCCATAATCTCCTGTGGCGAACGACGAGTTACAGTTTCCTTATCTTCGGCACAGGACAGCCTGTCCTCATAGTCCATATCAATCATTACAGTGCAATCCTCGTCTGGTACCTCCAAATAGGTAGGTTTGTTGTCGTACATAATTCTAATTTTCATTTTGCATCCTTTCCGTCGGACTGCATTGGCGGCAAAGGATACAAAAATAGGTCTGTGCCTCGAAGTACACAGACCCTTTGTCCTGAAAATGAGCGCAACAAGGTAAGGTACTTCTATTGCAACGTATAACAATCCTAAACGGACTGAAACGTAGCAATATGTATCCTTTGCCCTTATTGCAAATCAGGCATTTGATATTTTTTTGTAGACGAGGAATGGTCTAATTCTTGCTAACTACGAAGGACCTTTCCTTCATCTATCATTATTGTAGGTGAGAATTGGACAGCCTTGGCGGACACCTCATGCCCGTTAATTTCAGGCTCAAAATGACGCTTTTCCCAACAAAAACACCTAAAAACAACAATAAAAAAAGCCATACACAAACCCTTAAAAGGATTCATGTATGGCTTACTTAGTTAATAACTAAAAAGCGGACATCCTGTGTCCGCTTTTTCAAAAATATTATTGAATTTTATAATGGCTCTGCGCCATGTTCCTGTAAAAACGTTCTAATCTCATCCATCGATTTTGCATATAGGTGAGTCAATGCAAAGTTATACCAAATATGACTATTGTTATTGAAGTTCAATGAAAATGGTGAGTTGCGAATTATATGACTGCTAATATTTGGCGGTAGATGAAGTCCAAGGCAAATCAATACTATGGAATTAATAGATCCCGGTTCCTCACCATTAACGATTCGTCTTATGGTACGCTCGTTGACCAATATTTTCTCTGCTAATTCTTTATAAGTTACTTTTTTCCACTCACGTACTATTTTGAGAGAGCTGGTATAGCTATTTGGCAATTCATTATAGATTCGCATTTCTTCCGCTATTGTTTCGGCTAGTAATTGGGCCTTCTTTTCTGGAGCCGCATACTCAAAACCATTACAATACTTTATATCAAAATCTATATTTGATGTCTTATCACGGTTGAGGAAACATTCAGTATAGTATCTTTCCCTACACCCAGATTTGACTGATAACTCGAAAACCAAGCAGCACTCTTCCATATGGGTTCGTGCGTAGTCTGTAAGTACCGTTTGTCCGAATATATCTTGTGTTAAATATTTCGGATGATTTAGCACAAAGTGGGAATCCACATATATATAACTTCCATCCCTAACTAAAGCGGACATTTCTGGATTGGTTATGCTTTGGATAGCAGCATCCTCTGCACCTATAGAAAAGGTCTGATTTCTTTCAAGCACACCCTTCTTAAATCTATGCGGCTTGACGTAGCGACCATCTATATAAGTAAAAGTTCCGATTGCTTCCTCATATCCAGCATCAATCATTCGGATTTTAGCTGCTGCCCGAGATACGCTGAAGAACGTTGCTAAGGCGTCAATAACTGGTTCCATTACATCTATAAGTTCAGATGTTCCCAGTTCTGAACTGAATTGCTTAATAAATTTGAACGCTTGGGTTTTAAACATGGCAAGTGGCATTTGTATCTTTGGAGCGAGGGCATTCGCCTGCCATTCCATCCAGTCAGTTGCATCTCTGGTATTGTCTTTTATACCCCCAACTACCTGACACTTGATTCGTGTGGCACTACTATTATATAACCGTTCCAATTCAAATGCTTTTCTATGTTGATCCCAATGAACACACTCATGCACAATAGTATTATTGACTGATCCCAGGTTACGAAGGAAGTAAGCTTTAGGATCCACGATTATTGTACGGCCACTCACATGGGTCTGTACCATTTCATCGCTATCTTCATCATAAAACTCTGCATCACAGTCGTGAAAGTATATCTGCCCAAAAACAGAGAAATCCTTTGTAATCTCTCTCATTTCTACTGTAAGGCCCATTTTTTCTGCCAACACCTGTGGCTCAACTGCCATTGGGTTTTTTAATGCTTCAGGGTAATGTCTTCTAAGGAAGTCTGTGGCAACAGATTCTAGTTGTTCCTTATGAATGATAGGGACAAGGGAGTCTGACATAGGTTTCGGTTGCTTATTTTTGCTAGTATACTCAGTTATACTAGAGATTGAAAAATCATCCAAATTGCAATCCAAATCTCCTGAGCATTCCAGCATAAACCATTGCCGACAATTTTCTGATTCATCATAACGATGATTTGATTCACGGACTTCGAATTCAGCTTCAACAGCAACATCAAATTCTATTTTCATGTCCGGTAAGTCATTAACTGACACAAACTTAACTTCTACATCTGACAATTCTATTCCGCCGATGTTTCGAACCCTGTATAACCGTAAGTCTAAATCTTCACAATTATCCGTTGCATAGGTTTGTATGGCAGAAAATATCTCATTATAGAATCTATCAGCCACATAATCTTTAAAAGAACGATTACCCGCCAAGGCACTCCCTCCTCGCCCCATATGAAATTAATATCTTTAAGGATTTTTACTATTCAAACATTAGTTCATAGGTAAATTATAGCATATATTATGGTCATCTCGATATTTATTTTGTGTTTGTGAATTTTAATTGTTGCTTCGCTAATTTTGTGATAAACTTTATTTATTAACTTGGTCTAGGTACTAAGGCGAGGTGATAATATGTCCATAAGTTATAAAAAACTATGGAAACTTCTTATTGATAGAGACATGAAGAAAAAGGATCTGAGGGAAGCAGCCGGCATTAGTACAGCCTCAATGGCTAAGCTTGGTAAAAATGAAAATGTTAATACTGACATTTTAATAAAAGTATGTAAGGCTCTTGACTGTGATATTGCTGATATTATGGAAATTGTTAGAAAATAGTATCTTTCACCAAAACACTAAATAGGGGATTTGTAGATGGGGGAAAAGTTATAACTATGAATAAAGACAATCAAATCAAAAATGAATCTGGTAAACAAGCCAAAATTCTTGTATCAGAAATGCTAAATAATCTTAAAAATGAATTAGGGATTAATATAGAAATTGAAGAAGGGTACTCTATAGGTTACCCAAATCAAGAAAAGCAATTTAAAATGGATTTTCTTGTTCAATTTACTGACTTTGATAATGAACAATGGTTAATAAAATCAACTAACTCTATAAGGGAACGTATATACGGTACAGAATTTTTTGCACAAAACATCAGGCTTATCGATGAGAAAGTAAAAAATATTTATGTTGTTGTTCCAGATTCTATATCTTCAGCTGAAATGAAAAAGAAAAGAAACTACTCCGTAAAAATAAACGGAACAACATATACTTCCTTTTTAACTGATGTTTTAACCGTTAATGAATTGCGGCAAAAAATTGTAGAAAAGGCATCTCAAAACATAGCGCAGGGCTTACGTGCTAATGTGCTTGGTAATGATGCTGAAACCAGTATTGTTAACCTGCTTAATGATTTGAAAAATAAAGCATTATGGAATGATTATCAAAACGCTCAACAAACCATCAAATCATCAACATACAAGATATACAAAGAGATCCTTGAAAAAATTGATCTAAAGGAAGGCTTTGATAAGATACTTGAAGTTACCGCTACAAATGATATTCCTCTATTATCCAATAGGGGAAAACCGAAAACAGATGTATCAGTTACAATCAAAACAAATACAAAAGAATTAATTAGGAATATCAGTATAAAAAACACTCGTGAAAAAACTGTCACTATACATGAAGGTAGTGTTTCGGATTTGATTTCTGCATTAAAATTATCGGAAAGCGACCCACTATCGCAAGCACTTATACATTTTGAAAAAGTCGGTAGCAAAAAAAAATTAATTGCAGAGCATCCTAACTCAGATAAAATTTTAGAGGAAAACTTAAAATTGTATAATAGAGAACTTATTGAATTCTTCATTTTTGGTTTACATAGCCCTTTAGTCAATGACAAGATACAAATGGTAGATTTAATTATATTTACAAATAAATTTGCTGTTTGGAATCGTGATGATTATATTAAACATTACATCGAAGAATATAGTGGAAAAGGACAATTTGGAACTCCTTTTAAATGGACTTATCCAAGCAAAAAGCGTGGTCAAAAAATACAGATTAAAGGTTTTTCAAACAATTAAAGCAAAAGACTAATACTAGCAAACTATACTTGCTGATATTAGTCTCTATATTAGTTATAAAGCTATAGTTTTTATTTTTTCAATATCCTGCATTTCAGCCAACAAAAGTCGCTCTTTCATTGCTTCTGCAACAGCTTTAATCATGGGAACAGCAACAGAATTTCCAAACTGCCTATACATTTGTGTTCTTGACACAGGAACTTTAAAATCATCAGGGAAACCCATCAAACGTTTCAGTTCTAATTCGCTGAATAATCGAAGCCCTGTTTCTCCGTCTTTTACAAATGTTCCTGTAAGACGCTGTATTTTGTGATAACTAGCTACTAAAGTGTTAACTTGTATAGTGCTATCAAAATCAACAATCTGTGGCTTCCCATCATCCTTTTTAAATAAGTAACTTTCTTGCAAACGCTTGGAAATTGAATACCCTGTAGGATTATGCTCTAAAATAGCATTAATTGGAACCTTATTGTCAGGATTACCTTTAGGAAATGAAAAATCATTAATGCCTAAATCAGGATGAAATCCCACAATTACAATACGTTCACGTCTTTGTGGAAGCCCAAAATTTTGTGCATCCATAACTTCATAAAAAACGGAATATCCTAGACTCTTAAGATTGTCTAAAATGACTCGAAATGTATTCCCATTATCATTTGTTAAAAGCCCTTTTACATTTTCTAACAAAAACATCTTAGGTTGCTTTTTCTTTAGGATCCTAAGAACATCGAAAAATAATGTTCCTTGCGTTTCATGAGCAAAACCTTCACGCTTGCCTATATTGCTAAACGGCTGACAAGGAAATCCAGCCAATAAAACATCGTGATCTGGAATATCATTTTCGTTGATTTTTGTAATATCACCATGAGGCTTCTCACCATAATTAGCTTCATACGTTTGAGCTGCATATTTATCCCATTCAGAACTAAATACACATTTCGTATATTTGTCTTCAAATCCTAATCTAATTCCTCCAATACCAGCGAATAAATCAATAAATGTCAATTTTATTCCAAGGTTTTGTTTTTCAAAATTATTATTCGTTTTGTTGTATGTAGATTTGGATTCTCTCACCATCAATATATTGTTCCTTTTCACACTATGCTCTTGATTGTTCTTATTTAGATTTTCCATTGCTAATTCAATCAATGCCATACATTTTTGACTGAAATTATTGCAATTTTCGATGTCAGTATCCATAATTCTAGTGTAAAGTTTATCTGTAATATACACGCTTTTTCTTTTCTTTTTTTCTGACTCAGGAATAACCTTCCTTCCTGCACCGAGTCGATTTCCACCACGCATTGCAATCACCTTTTATCTTAATATTATACGGAAATTATAGCACTATTAATTTGAATTATCAACCCCCTTTTTTCATTTTCGTCCGTATATTTCAATATTGATACGTAGTGCTTACTTTTTTATTTTCGTAAAAATAACCTTGCACTTGCTTTTAACATTCTATTTAACATAACATCACCTCGATATTAGAATTTAAACAACTTCTCAAGAAAGCCACATCCATCCTATCTCCACACCCCCACGAAGTTATCTAATCTGTCAACACAACCCCACGCACTATTATACAGTCGACCTGTTTCCTCAATAAATAAAAATAAGGATTCCCGAGGTTAAAAGGTACTGCCAGACATTAGGCAGAAAATCTTTCAACCTTGGAAACCCTTTATTTATCAGTGTTTTGAATAGTCCTATTTCTCCACCCTAGACATCAAGGCAACACACTCAACGTGACTAGTATGCGGAAACATATCCATAAGCTTTACTTTATCTATCCTGTAACCTCCATCTATTAACACCTTTAAATCTTCAACTAAGGTCTTAGGGTTACAGGATACATAGATTATTTCATTTACATTAAAATCAATAATTTGTCTCAATGCTTTAGGATGGATTCCAGGTCTTGGTGGATCTAGTATTATTAAATCCGGTTTATCATTTAGCGTTTTTACTACCTTTGCCACATCTCCAGCTATAAATTTGCAGTTTTCTATTTCGTTTAAACAGGCATTTTCATTTGCAGATTTTACTGCTTCCTCTACAAGTTCCACTCCTATTACTTTTTTTGCACTAGAGGCCACTATCTGTGATATAGTTCCGGTGCCGCAGTATAAATCGAAAACTGTCTTTAAAGAAACATCCCCTAAAAACTCTTTAACTATACCATATAGCTTTTCTGCTCCCTTAGAATTAGTCTGAAAAAAGGTTTTAGGCGATATTTTAAATTTCAAGCCTAGAATTTCTTCCATAATATAATCTCTGCCATATAAAACTTCCAGTTTATCTATCTGAACTACATCCGATAGACTGTCATTTATAGTATGAACTATACCTGATAACTTACCTTTATATTCTAAACCCTTTAGAATTTCAGTGATTTCACTAAAATCAAATTCAATCTGAGAAGTAGTCACAATATTTATCAGAAGTTCTCCTGTATTTTTTCCCTTTCTAAGTACCAGATTTCTTAAATATCCATTGTGACTTCTCACTCTATAATAAGGTAATTTCATTTTTCTGAAATATTTTACAACCCTATCTAACACCAATGTGAAATCCTTATCAACTATTTTACATTCATCCACATTTACAATGCTAAATCCCTTTCCCTTCACATGCATTCCAAGTGTAAGCTCACCGTCTTTTTCTTCATCGCCAA
This window of the Clostridium kluyveri DSM 555 genome carries:
- a CDS encoding ECF-type sigma factor — protein: MKIRIMYDNKPTYLEVPDEDCTVMIDMDYEDRLSCAEDKETVTRRSPQEIMDERFNKPEYNNWHKFDRHRGMPKKPFRKDDESEDATDHMDYFPDNTDEVARDKKEEYEYICEIIRKNLKEKQAELLIAIFLDGVSVTEYAEREGVSKSAISHRLDTAKKNFKKVFPESSTFPSCHG
- a CDS encoding DNA polymerase; translated protein: MNSISIDIETFSSANLQKCGVYRYAESDDFEILLFGYSVDGGAVQVVDLACGEKIPNEIINALMDNSVTKWAFNAMFERVCLSKWLNLTDYLDPTSWKCSMVWSAYMGLPLSLEGVGAVLGLEKQKLTEGKDLIKYFCTPCSPTKSNGGRVRNLPKHDMDKWERFKAYNIRDVEAEMSIQQRLSKFPIPENIWSEYHLDQKINDRGIAIDMAFVKQAVKMDEQSREKLMALMQDITNLENPNSIQQMKEWLADNGLETDSLGKKAVAEMLKTAPEPLGTVLELRQQLAKSSIKKYTAMENAVCNDGRARGMFQFYGANRTGRFSGRLIQLQNLPQNHMPDLEQARALVRSGNFDALTLIYDSIPEVLSELIRTAFVPQEGMKFIVADFSAIEARVIAWLAGEKWRIDVFQNGGDIYCASASQMFNVPVEKNGVNGHLRQKGKIAELALGYGGSVGALKSMGALEMGIEEEELQPLVTAWRQSNPNITKLWWDVDHAVKTCVKQKIPTETHGIKFIYQSGMLFIVLPSGRRLSYVKPRMGENVFGGESVTYEGVGGTKKWERIESYGPKFVENIVQAISRDILCHAMQTLKNCSIVAHVHDEIIIEADMRMSLSTICEQMARTPTWANGLLLSADGYECQFYQKD
- a CDS encoding DUF2815 family protein, whose amino-acid sequence is MNNQNRTKVVTSVNTRLSYFHGWEPVSINGGAEKYSVSVLIPKSDKETINAINAAVDAAIEEGIAKFGGKKPNKAAIKLPLRDGDVERDDEAYKGHYFVNANSTTPPQIVDKAVKPILDRNEVYSGCYARVSLNFYAFNSNGNKGVACGLGNIQKIRDGEPLGSRTTAADDFTTIEDDDFLA
- a CDS encoding DUF4406 domain-containing protein: MGINKFNHEGYHDPTPHEALTNIMKKEKVEKKSAFKPLVYICSPYSGDVEGNIKKARSFCRFALDQNCIPIAPHLMFPQFMDDENPEERELAIFMDIVLMGKCSEVWVLGNTISSGMAREIEVAKKRRQTVRYFSPEHEEVESL
- a CDS encoding DUF2800 domain-containing protein; this translates as MSDHAVLSASGSHRWLNCLPSARLELEFENSESNAAAEGTAAHALCEHKLKKALHMRSKRPVSAYNTDEMEEHSDAYVEFVMEQFELARQSCTDPLILIEQRLDFSCYVPQGFGTGDCIIIGDKKLHIIDFKYGMGVLVDAVDNPQMKLYALGALEIYDSLYDIEEVSMTIFQPRRENVSTWTIPVKELKDWAENELKPKAKKAYEGEGDYLPGEWCTFCRAAVKCRARAEEKLKLAQMEFKLPPLLTDSEIEEVLSKLSDLTKWANEIIAYATDAAVNHGKEWHGFKVVEGRSVRKYKDEEAVAEAAKANGYKDIYRQSLITLTEMQKLMGKKKFEQILGGLIHKPPGKPTLVPNSDKRPAMNISNVKNEFNEITEG
- a CDS encoding helix-turn-helix domain-containing protein, which gives rise to MAGNRSFKDYVADRFYNEIFSAIQTYATDNCEDLDLRLYRVRNIGGIELSDVEVKFVSVNDLPDMKIEFDVAVEAEFEVRESNHRYDESENCRQWFMLECSGDLDCNLDDFSISSITEYTSKNKQPKPMSDSLVPIIHKEQLESVATDFLRRHYPEALKNPMAVEPQVLAEKMGLTVEMREITKDFSVFGQIYFHDCDAEFYDEDSDEMVQTHVSGRTIIVDPKAYFLRNLGSVNNTIVHECVHWDQHRKAFELERLYNSSATRIKCQVVGGIKDNTRDATDWMEWQANALAPKIQMPLAMFKTQAFKFIKQFSSELGTSELIDVMEPVIDALATFFSVSRAAAKIRMIDAGYEEAIGTFTYIDGRYVKPHRFKKGVLERNQTFSIGAEDAAIQSITNPEMSALVRDGSYIYVDSHFVLNHPKYLTQDIFGQTVLTDYARTHMEECCLVFELSVKSGCRERYYTECFLNRDKTSNIDFDIKYCNGFEYAAPEKKAQLLAETIAEEMRIYNELPNSYTSSLKIVREWKKVTYKELAEKILVNERTIRRIVNGEEPGSINSIVLICLGLHLPPNISSHIIRNSPFSLNFNNNSHIWYNFALTHLYAKSMDEIRTFLQEHGAEPL
- a CDS encoding phage antirepressor Ant, giving the protein MDELVRINYEKDRPTVLGRDLHAVLEVKTPYDKWFPRMCEYGFVEGTDFSTFLSESTGGRPAVDHQITIDMAKELCMIQRTPKGKQCRGYFLEIERRWNSPEAIMARALQFANQQLNQVRNQNKLLEGTIAVQNQQIAEMKPKVSYYDVVLNCKDLISTSAIAKDYGKSAIWMNRYLNKKGVQFKQGGIWLLYQKYAEKGYTSTKTHSYLGSNGQQHTKVHTYWTQKGRLFIYELMKADGILPQIEMEGV
- a CDS encoding helix-turn-helix domain-containing protein, which translates into the protein MSISYKKLWKLLIDRDMKKKDLREAAGISTASMAKLGKNENVNTDILIKVCKALDCDIADIMEIVRK